From one Lotus japonicus ecotype B-129 chromosome 3, LjGifu_v1.2 genomic stretch:
- the LOC130748243 gene encoding photosystem II 10 kDa polypeptide, chloroplastic, producing MASSVMASVSLKPAGFSLEKSSVRGLPSLSRSSASFRVVASGGKKIKTDTPYGTGGGMNLRNGVDASGRKPRGKGVYQYVDKYGANVDGYSPIYDTKDWSPTGDVYAGGTTGLAIWAVTLLGLLAGGALLVYNTSALSQ from the exons ATGGCGTCTTCAGTGATGGCATCTGTGAGTCTCAAACCAGCTGGTTTCAGTCTTGAGAAATCCTCAGTGAGAGGACTTCCTTCCCTTTCAAGATCTTCTGCCTCCTTCAGAGTTGTTGCATCTGGTGGCAAGAAGATTAAAACTGACACTCCTTATG GAACTGGTGGTGGCATGAACTTGAGGAATGGAGTTGATGCATCTGGCAGGAAGCCAAGG GGAAAGGGTGTTTACCAGTATGTGGACAAGTACGGTGCTAATGTTGATGGATACAG TCCTATCTACGATACCAAGGACTGGTCTCCAACCGGTGATGTCTACGCTGGAG GTACGACTGGCTTGGCTATCTGGGCTGTAACTCTACTTGGTCTTCTGGCTGGGGGAGCTCTTCTTGTCTACAACACAAGTGCTTTGTCACAATAG